In one window of Nocardioides panacisoli DNA:
- a CDS encoding shikimate dehydrogenase — translation MNTLGTAYRVGLLGHGIGPSLTPAMHEREAGALGLDYRYETIDLLDREDADLGAELDRLEREGFVAVNVTHPFKRAVLEHVHDVSDAVRRIGATNLVLLGERRVAHNTDYAGFRDALEDFVQGCHDGPVLQVGAGGAGLATVCALLDLGFDDVVVHDRSEPAAGDLVARLGEGRPGLRSSGGDLAAWVGRAAGVVHVTPTGMREHPGVALDVDRLPSAAWVAEVVYRPLETELVQRARGRGLAVLDGGAMAVGQALESLRLITGLDPDAHRVHAHFTELVGTGP, via the coding sequence GTGAACACTCTCGGGACGGCGTACCGCGTCGGCTTGCTGGGGCACGGCATCGGTCCGTCCCTCACGCCGGCCATGCACGAGCGCGAGGCGGGCGCGTTGGGGCTGGACTATCGCTACGAGACGATCGACCTGCTCGACCGGGAGGACGCCGACCTCGGTGCCGAGCTCGACCGGCTCGAACGCGAGGGGTTCGTCGCCGTCAACGTCACGCACCCGTTCAAGCGCGCCGTGCTCGAGCACGTGCACGACGTCAGCGACGCCGTACGCCGCATCGGCGCGACGAACCTGGTGCTGCTGGGGGAGCGACGCGTCGCCCACAACACCGACTACGCCGGCTTCCGGGACGCGCTGGAGGACTTCGTGCAGGGGTGCCATGACGGCCCCGTCCTGCAGGTCGGGGCCGGCGGCGCCGGCCTGGCGACGGTCTGTGCGCTGCTCGACCTCGGCTTCGACGACGTCGTGGTCCACGACCGCTCCGAGCCGGCGGCCGGTGACCTGGTGGCACGCCTGGGGGAGGGGCGCCCCGGCCTGCGCAGCTCGGGGGGTGACCTGGCGGCATGGGTCGGTCGCGCCGCGGGCGTGGTGCACGTGACGCCGACCGGGATGCGCGAGCACCCCGGCGTCGCGCTCGACGTCGACCGGCTCCCGTCCGCCGCCTGGGTCGCCGAGGTCGTCTACCGGCCGCTGGAGACGGAGCTGGTGCAGCGTGCCCGCGGCCGTGGCCTCGCCGTGCTCGACGGCGGCGCGATGGCGGTCGGACAGGCGTTGGAGAGCCTGCGGCTCATCACCGGCCTGGACCCCGACGCCCACCGGGTCCACGCCCACTTCACCGAGCTCGTCGGGACCGGCCCGTGA
- a CDS encoding DctP family TRAP transporter solute-binding subunit, protein MKIHRSLAASAVVALPFALAACGGGGSGSEDGSTLTLAHSYTEDQPQHTCGAEVIKQGVEDAGVGLTVEIFANSQLGGDADRIASVQSGDIDIDIQGASALAAVHEPVGVVDAAYAFEDAAALDNYFSNGAADDLKEDFKSAAGVSILGAWSAGARQFTANEPIQTPDDLSGLRMRFPGSPQFLLNAQALGAKATEVAYEELYLALQQGVVDGQENPIVNIEATNLVEVQDYVSMSSHQQNSNLIVASSAYDDLSGEQQTAVDDAVADAVSQMPECVEEAEAEIVDGWESEGSVEIVDDVDTDAFEEQTDAWFRDNLEGDSLAVYESIKDSQE, encoded by the coding sequence ATGAAGATCCACCGCTCGCTGGCCGCCTCCGCGGTCGTTGCCCTCCCGTTCGCCCTCGCCGCCTGCGGTGGCGGTGGCAGTGGCTCCGAGGACGGCAGCACGTTGACCCTGGCTCACAGCTACACCGAGGACCAGCCGCAGCACACCTGCGGCGCCGAGGTCATCAAGCAGGGCGTCGAGGACGCCGGCGTCGGCCTCACCGTCGAGATCTTCGCCAACAGCCAGCTCGGCGGCGACGCCGACCGCATCGCCTCGGTCCAGTCCGGCGACATCGACATCGACATCCAGGGCGCGAGCGCCCTCGCCGCCGTCCACGAGCCGGTCGGGGTCGTCGACGCCGCCTACGCCTTCGAGGACGCCGCCGCCCTGGACAACTACTTCAGCAACGGCGCCGCCGACGACCTCAAGGAGGACTTCAAGTCCGCCGCCGGCGTCTCCATCCTCGGCGCCTGGTCCGCGGGTGCACGCCAGTTCACCGCCAACGAGCCCATCCAGACCCCGGACGACCTCTCGGGACTGCGGATGCGCTTCCCCGGCTCGCCCCAGTTCCTCCTCAACGCCCAGGCGCTCGGCGCGAAGGCCACCGAGGTCGCCTACGAGGAGCTCTACCTCGCCCTCCAGCAGGGCGTCGTCGACGGCCAGGAGAACCCCATCGTCAACATCGAGGCGACCAACCTGGTCGAGGTGCAGGACTACGTCTCGATGTCCAGCCACCAGCAGAACTCCAACCTGATCGTGGCCAGCTCGGCGTACGACGACCTCAGCGGTGAGCAGCAGACCGCGGTGGACGACGCGGTCGCCGACGCGGTCTCGCAGATGCCCGAGTGCGTCGAGGAGGCCGAGGCCGAGATCGTCGACGGCTGGGAGTCCGAGGGCTCGGTCGAGATCGTCGACGACGTCGACACCGACGCCTTCGAGGAGCAGACCGACGCCTGGTTCCGCGACAACCTCGAGGGTGACTCGCTCGCCGTCTACGAGTCGATCAAGGACTCGCAGGAGTGA
- a CDS encoding phosphotriesterase family protein yields the protein MSRPHERGGPVPTYRGPVAPEDLGWTLTHEHLFVLSPELDRDYPHPEWDADAAVERAVAGLEDLWDLGVRTVVDLTVPGLGRDVDLVARVASRVRVNLVASTGWYADEVLPPYFRTHGPDRLVGGPDPLVEMFRRDVTEGIGDSGVRAGMLKVVTDTPGFTPDVERVMQAAATVHRETGVPVTTHSNPHRRNGLDQAAYLVERGVAPDHVVIGHSGDAEDLDYLLALLDTGVTLGMDRFGMAHTGSDETRLDMVVELLARGHADQMVLSHDAAYFSRVTPPSWRRDHTPEWTHDHLSRRVLPALLERGARREDVDQMMVHNAARLLAPAPVEVAV from the coding sequence GTGAGCCGCCCCCATGAGCGAGGCGGACCGGTCCCCACCTACCGGGGACCGGTCGCTCCGGAGGACCTGGGCTGGACCCTGACCCACGAGCACCTGTTCGTCCTCAGCCCCGAGCTCGATCGCGACTACCCCCACCCCGAGTGGGACGCCGACGCCGCCGTCGAACGCGCCGTCGCCGGGCTCGAGGACCTCTGGGACCTCGGGGTCCGCACCGTGGTCGACCTCACGGTGCCCGGGCTGGGGCGCGACGTCGACCTGGTCGCCCGGGTCGCGTCACGGGTCCGGGTCAACCTGGTCGCCTCGACCGGCTGGTACGCCGACGAGGTGCTGCCGCCGTACTTCCGCACGCACGGGCCGGACCGGCTCGTCGGCGGGCCGGACCCGTTGGTGGAGATGTTCCGACGCGACGTCACCGAGGGCATCGGCGACAGCGGGGTGCGGGCCGGCATGCTCAAGGTCGTCACCGACACCCCCGGCTTCACCCCGGACGTCGAGCGGGTGATGCAGGCGGCCGCCACCGTCCACCGCGAGACCGGTGTCCCCGTCACCACCCACAGCAACCCGCACCGTCGCAACGGGCTGGACCAGGCGGCGTACCTGGTCGAACGCGGTGTCGCGCCCGACCACGTCGTGATCGGGCACAGCGGCGACGCGGAGGACCTCGACTACCTCCTCGCCCTGCTCGACACCGGGGTGACGCTCGGGATGGACCGGTTCGGCATGGCCCACACCGGCAGCGACGAGACCCGTCTCGACATGGTGGTGGAGCTGCTCGCCCGGGGACACGCCGATCAGATGGTCCTCTCCCACGACGCGGCGTACTTCAGCCGCGTGACGCCGCCGTCGTGGCGGCGCGATCACACCCCGGAGTGGACCCACGACCACCTCAGCCGCCGGGTCCTGCCCGCACTGCTGGAGCGTGGTGCCCGTCGCGAGGACGTCGACCAGATGATGGTCCACAACGCTGCCCGCCTGCTGGCGCCGGCTCCCGTGGAGGTGGCGGTGTGA